The following coding sequences are from one Bradyrhizobium sp. WSM471 window:
- a CDS encoding methyl-accepting chemotaxis protein has product MSGPSIRLTHKVMAIGLFGLLGLVAFGAIYEIGSLSQDTSRNVANRARAIADLDKQLSIEMLEARRNEKNFQQRRKESYAKAHAELIGPINRDFEEVERLMAAGGMSALSDRMKQAQDDFKRYASDFGKLVAAETRLGLNETLGLSGSLRAAVHDIEAKLKEIDDPRSTSWMLMMRRHEKDFMLRRDQKYTVEMKKAAAEFSKAIEVVAVPTAVMNDITAKLQKYQSEFAAWVETAQQTAALDASMMKTFRGLEPGMIEVRNTVEDLYRKAETAEAATRDSVRLWMAVAFGVTVVVLAAVGFLLGRSISKALAGMVGAMTRLARGELSISVPGIGRRDEIGEMAGAVEVFRTNMAEAERLRTEQIEADARGRQQRKADMHRLADNFEGAVGEIIDTVSSAATELEASSNTLTQAAERGNGLATVVAAASEEASANVQSVSSASEEMTSSISEISRQVQESARVADVAVEQAQRTNARVAELTKAASRIGDVVELINTIASQTNLLALNATIEAARAGEAGKGFAVVATEVKALAEQTAKATGEISQHIGAIQTATQDSVGAIKEIGDTIARMSEISSTIAAAVEEQGAATQEISRNIQHAANGTSEVSANIGHVQRGAGETGAASAQVHSAAQSLSQESNRLKSEVARFLESVRAA; this is encoded by the coding sequence ATGAGTGGCCCTTCCATTCGCCTCACCCACAAGGTCATGGCGATCGGACTGTTCGGATTGTTGGGTCTCGTGGCCTTTGGCGCGATCTATGAGATCGGCAGTCTCTCCCAGGACACCTCCCGCAACGTTGCCAACCGCGCTCGTGCGATTGCCGACCTCGACAAGCAGCTCTCGATCGAGATGCTGGAGGCGCGCCGCAACGAGAAGAACTTCCAGCAGCGCCGCAAGGAGAGCTACGCCAAGGCCCACGCGGAGTTGATCGGGCCGATCAACCGCGATTTCGAGGAGGTCGAGCGGCTGATGGCGGCCGGCGGCATGAGCGCGCTGTCCGACCGGATGAAGCAGGCCCAGGACGACTTCAAGCGATACGCCTCGGACTTCGGCAAATTGGTGGCCGCGGAGACCCGGCTCGGCCTGAACGAGACGCTGGGCCTGTCCGGCTCGCTCCGCGCCGCGGTGCACGACATCGAGGCCAAGCTCAAGGAGATCGACGATCCCAGGTCCACGAGCTGGATGCTGATGATGCGCCGGCACGAGAAGGACTTCATGCTGCGGCGCGACCAAAAATACACCGTCGAGATGAAGAAGGCCGCAGCCGAATTCTCCAAGGCGATCGAGGTCGTCGCAGTCCCTACGGCCGTGATGAATGACATCACAGCCAAGCTGCAGAAATACCAGTCCGAGTTCGCGGCCTGGGTGGAGACCGCGCAGCAAACTGCTGCCCTCGACGCCAGCATGATGAAAACCTTCCGTGGGCTGGAACCAGGCATGATCGAGGTGCGCAACACAGTCGAAGACCTCTACAGGAAGGCCGAAACTGCAGAGGCTGCGACCCGCGATTCCGTGCGTCTGTGGATGGCCGTCGCCTTCGGCGTCACGGTCGTCGTGCTCGCCGCAGTCGGCTTCCTTCTGGGGCGTTCGATCTCGAAGGCGCTTGCCGGCATGGTCGGGGCGATGACGCGGCTTGCGCGCGGCGAGCTCTCGATTTCCGTTCCCGGCATCGGGCGCAGGGACGAGATCGGCGAGATGGCCGGTGCCGTCGAGGTGTTCAGGACCAATATGGCAGAGGCCGAGCGGCTGCGCACCGAGCAGATCGAAGCCGATGCGCGCGGGCGCCAGCAGCGCAAGGCCGACATGCATCGGCTCGCCGATAATTTCGAAGGCGCGGTCGGCGAGATCATCGATACCGTTTCGTCGGCTGCAACCGAGCTCGAGGCGTCCTCGAACACGCTGACGCAGGCCGCCGAGCGCGGCAACGGGCTTGCCACCGTCGTGGCAGCCGCCTCCGAAGAGGCCTCCGCGAACGTGCAGTCGGTGTCTTCGGCGAGCGAGGAAATGACCTCCTCGATCTCCGAGATCAGCCGTCAGGTGCAGGAATCGGCGCGTGTCGCCGATGTCGCGGTCGAGCAGGCCCAGCGCACCAATGCGCGCGTCGCCGAGCTGACCAAGGCCGCCTCCCGCATTGGCGATGTGGTCGAGCTGATCAACACCATCGCCAGCCAGACCAATTTGCTGGCGCTCAACGCCACGATCGAAGCGGCACGGGCGGGCGAGGCCGGCAAGGGTTTTGCCGTGGTCGCGACCGAAGTGAAGGCGCTCGCCGAGCAGACTGCGAAAGCGACCGGAGAGATCAGCCAGCACATCGGTGCGATCCAGACCGCAACGCAAGACTCGGTTGGGGCGATCAAGGAGATCGGCGACACCATCGCGCGGATGTCGGAGATCTCGTCGACCATCGCCGCCGCGGTCGAGGAGCAGGGCGCTGCCACACAGGAGATCTCCCGCAACATCCAGCACGCCGCGAATGGCACCTCGGAAGTCTCGGCGAATATCGGCCACGTCCAGCGCGGCGCAGGCGAAACGGGGGCTGCCTCGGCGCAGGTGCATTCGGCAGCGCAATCGCTGTCGCAGGAGAGCAACCGGCTGAAGAGCGAGGTTGCGCGCTTCCTGGAATCGGTACGGGCGGCGTGA
- a CDS encoding methyl-accepting chemotaxis protein encodes MLSPAHHQQARTRAAGAWSRLGHVRIGTILPIIISALVLLGLASAGFIAYEAVLKRRESEAFLKVNAVAQLLLRSAGHWAIERGLTNAVLKSPDVVSAERRAEIAKARATADEAFRQAILDISAIPEMTAGQRQIADAAAKFEALRLLREKADAGMSRPRVQREPDLVDGFVPTITEVIDVASNRLRLTLETLTSPPVARLAQLIGLRHLTAQMAENAGRERALLAGVVGARAKLGTEGYERLSALRAKVELAWDTVLPVRLRSDLALQIGEAMTEVEKSYFGAYGETRALVLAGGEAGDYKITGPEYFTRATAGINAVLKLGEAIGAAADREATMQADVSTRNFAFTVVLLCASVMLAGLSFWITFGRILNPLSAISVAMGGLAKGDFTTVVPGTRRGDEVGEMARTVEVFKQNGLEVERMRGDHAAAEKRAAEQRKVEMRKLADGFEAAIGEIVDTVSSAATELEASASTLTSTAERGQQLTTMVAAASEEASTNVQAVASATEELSSSITEISRQVQESARVANEAVGQARVTTERVSELSRAATRIGDVVELINTIAGQTNLLALNATIEAARAGEAGRGFAVVAAEVKALAEQTAKATGEIGQQIASIQTATEHSVGAIKDISGTIEKLSEISSTIAAAVEEQGAATQEISRNVQQAAEGTHQVSANITDVQRGAGETGSASSQVLAAAQSLSGDSNRLKLEVGNFLDTVRAA; translated from the coding sequence ATGTTGAGCCCTGCTCATCATCAGCAGGCCCGAACTCGGGCCGCCGGCGCGTGGAGTCGGCTCGGACATGTCCGGATCGGCACGATCTTGCCGATCATCATCTCTGCCCTGGTCTTGCTAGGGTTGGCCTCGGCCGGATTCATCGCCTATGAGGCCGTCCTCAAGCGGCGAGAGTCCGAGGCTTTCCTGAAGGTCAATGCAGTTGCCCAACTGCTGCTGCGCAGCGCAGGACATTGGGCGATTGAACGCGGGCTGACCAACGCCGTGCTGAAGTCTCCTGATGTCGTCAGCGCCGAGCGCCGCGCCGAAATCGCAAAGGCGCGCGCGACGGCCGACGAGGCCTTTCGCCAAGCCATCCTCGATATCAGCGCGATTCCCGAAATGACGGCGGGGCAAAGACAGATTGCGGACGCCGCGGCGAAATTCGAGGCGCTGCGTCTCTTGCGTGAGAAGGCCGATGCGGGAATGTCGCGCCCGCGCGTCCAACGCGAGCCTGACCTCGTAGATGGCTTCGTGCCAACAATTACGGAGGTGATCGACGTCGCGAGCAACCGCTTGCGGCTGACGCTCGAAACGCTCACCAGCCCGCCCGTGGCAAGGCTGGCGCAGCTCATCGGCTTGCGACATCTGACAGCTCAGATGGCCGAGAACGCCGGAAGGGAGCGGGCCCTGCTGGCCGGTGTCGTCGGTGCGCGCGCGAAGCTCGGGACGGAGGGCTATGAGCGCCTTTCGGCGCTGCGGGCCAAGGTCGAACTCGCATGGGACACGGTATTGCCGGTGCGGCTGCGCTCGGACCTCGCCCTGCAGATCGGCGAGGCGATGACGGAGGTCGAGAAATCCTATTTTGGCGCCTACGGTGAAACGCGGGCGCTTGTGCTCGCCGGTGGCGAAGCCGGGGACTACAAGATCACGGGACCCGAGTACTTCACGCGGGCCACTGCCGGCATCAATGCGGTGCTGAAGCTCGGTGAAGCCATTGGCGCGGCCGCTGACCGCGAAGCCACGATGCAGGCAGACGTCAGCACCCGTAATTTCGCTTTCACGGTCGTGTTGCTCTGCGCCTCGGTGATGCTCGCTGGCCTCAGTTTCTGGATCACCTTTGGCCGGATTCTCAACCCGCTTTCAGCCATTTCGGTTGCGATGGGTGGGCTCGCCAAGGGCGACTTCACGACGGTCGTGCCAGGCACCCGCCGAGGTGACGAGGTCGGCGAGATGGCGCGGACCGTTGAAGTCTTCAAGCAAAACGGCCTCGAAGTCGAACGCATGCGCGGCGATCACGCTGCGGCCGAGAAGCGGGCAGCCGAGCAGCGCAAGGTGGAGATGCGGAAGCTGGCCGACGGCTTCGAAGCCGCGATCGGGGAGATCGTCGATACCGTGTCCTCGGCAGCGACCGAGCTCGAAGCCTCGGCGTCGACGCTCACATCGACCGCGGAGCGTGGGCAGCAGCTCACGACCATGGTTGCTGCAGCCTCCGAGGAGGCGTCCACCAACGTGCAGGCGGTGGCGTCGGCGACCGAGGAGCTGTCGTCCTCTATCACCGAGATCAGCAGGCAGGTGCAGGAATCGGCCCGCGTGGCCAACGAAGCTGTCGGCCAGGCGCGTGTCACCACCGAGCGTGTCAGCGAATTGTCCAGGGCGGCGACGCGGATCGGCGACGTGGTCGAGCTGATCAACACCATCGCAGGTCAGACCAATCTCCTGGCGCTCAACGCGACCATCGAGGCCGCGCGCGCCGGCGAAGCCGGTCGCGGCTTTGCGGTCGTCGCCGCCGAGGTCAAGGCACTCGCCGAACAGACCGCGAAGGCCACCGGCGAGATCGGGCAGCAGATCGCCAGCATCCAGACCGCGACCGAGCATTCGGTCGGCGCAATCAAGGACATCAGCGGCACTATCGAGAAGCTCTCGGAGATTTCCTCCACCATCGCGGCTGCCGTGGAAGAGCAGGGTGCGGCGACACAGGAAATCTCCCGCAACGTGCAACAGGCGGCGGAAGGCACCCACCAGGTCTCGGCCAACATCACCGATGTGCAGCGCGGGGCGGGCGAGACCGGCTCGGCGTCATCGCAGGTGCTGGCGGCGGCTCAGTCGCTGTCGGGCGACAGCAATCGCCTCAAGCTCGAGGTCGGCAATTTCCTCGACACCGTGCGCGCGGCGTGA
- a CDS encoding DUF2339 domain-containing protein, which produces MSDGPFDVFALIIAVIAFIIAIKASSQAAELRRRLSSLEATFHAQRPVQPPRIPADVWAEASATTSAAPPPLVPQAEAEAEAPPPPVTGDVSPPPLAASTGADATPPLPAPAPGFEERLGTRWVVWIGGLALALGGFFMVRYSIEAGLVGPGVRVFLGGAFALALLGAGEWSRRKESISNIGALPIANIPAILTAAGTAVAFATIYAAYALYGFLVPATAFVLLGLVALGTLAAALLHGPALAGLGVVGAFVTPLLVSSGKPDYWALYIYLAIVTAASFGLARIRLWRWLAVTTIAFAVLWIFPGLDTGDLQVAPHAFHVIAGFVLAALLVVCGFMFGPTIEDGEIEPVSSGSLGAYLFGAMLIVLSSAHADLALIAFAVLVGATLLVAWRAPAATGALGAAAATVFVVFAEWAVRANPDMLVLPGGPIAGIAPTAIDSAVTLHLVMAAIFAAGFGIAGFLAQGRSNSAIIPVVWSVAGVATPIAILVALYARIAHLDRSIPFAILAVLLAAAFGAATEALARRETRPGAMISTALFATGTLGALALALTFALEKGWLTIALALMSLGTAWISMQRPIPFLRWLAAIFAGLVTARIGYDPRIVGDAVGTTPIFNWLLWGYGLPAASFWAASLFLRRRADDAPLRMVESAAILFTALLAFMEIRHFATGGNMTDAPSLLECALQVCVMLAMAIGLERLRLRSRSVVHNVGAVVLTAIGGLISVFGLLILENPLLWRTDIGGAVFNLLLLGYALPAVLMLLLSYAVAGERGKAYANTIAGGALLFALTYVTLEIRRFYHGPILSAGATTGAEQYTYSIGWLGFGVVLLGVGILVNSERARLASAVVIALTILKAFVIDMSTLTGVYRALSFMCLGIVLVAIGWLYQRILFRRQVAPPPAPQTSI; this is translated from the coding sequence ATGTCTGACGGCCCGTTTGACGTCTTCGCGCTGATCATTGCGGTCATCGCTTTCATCATCGCGATCAAGGCCTCCAGCCAGGCGGCTGAGCTGCGACGACGGCTGAGTTCGCTCGAAGCGACGTTCCACGCGCAACGGCCCGTGCAGCCGCCGCGGATCCCGGCAGATGTGTGGGCTGAAGCGTCCGCGACGACTTCCGCAGCGCCGCCGCCGCTTGTGCCCCAAGCCGAAGCGGAAGCCGAGGCGCCGCCCCCGCCGGTCACGGGGGATGTTTCACCGCCTCCGCTCGCAGCGAGCACCGGGGCCGACGCGACGCCGCCTCTGCCCGCACCCGCGCCCGGCTTCGAGGAACGGCTCGGCACGCGCTGGGTGGTGTGGATCGGCGGCCTTGCGCTCGCGCTCGGCGGCTTCTTCATGGTGCGCTATTCGATCGAGGCCGGCCTGGTCGGCCCCGGCGTGCGCGTGTTCCTTGGCGGCGCATTCGCGCTGGCGCTGCTTGGCGCCGGCGAATGGTCGCGGCGCAAGGAGAGCATCTCCAACATCGGCGCGCTGCCGATCGCCAACATTCCCGCGATCCTCACCGCGGCCGGCACGGCGGTGGCATTTGCGACCATCTACGCGGCTTACGCGCTCTATGGCTTCCTCGTCCCCGCGACCGCCTTCGTGCTGCTCGGCCTCGTCGCGCTCGGCACGCTGGCTGCAGCTCTCTTGCACGGGCCCGCGCTCGCCGGCCTCGGCGTGGTCGGCGCGTTCGTGACGCCGCTCCTCGTCTCCAGCGGCAAGCCGGACTATTGGGCGCTCTATATCTATCTCGCCATCGTCACCGCCGCGAGCTTCGGCCTCGCGCGTATCCGACTGTGGCGCTGGCTTGCGGTCACCACGATCGCCTTCGCCGTACTCTGGATCTTTCCGGGTCTCGATACCGGCGACTTGCAGGTTGCGCCGCACGCTTTCCATGTGATCGCAGGCTTCGTTCTTGCCGCTCTTCTCGTCGTCTGCGGCTTCATGTTCGGCCCGACGATCGAGGACGGTGAGATCGAGCCGGTCTCGTCGGGCTCGCTCGGTGCCTATCTGTTCGGCGCGATGCTGATCGTGCTGTCGAGCGCGCATGCGGACCTGGCGCTGATCGCCTTCGCGGTGCTCGTCGGCGCGACGTTGCTCGTCGCCTGGCGCGCGCCGGCGGCCACCGGCGCGCTCGGCGCAGCCGCCGCGACCGTCTTCGTCGTATTCGCCGAATGGGCGGTGCGCGCCAATCCCGACATGCTGGTGCTGCCGGGCGGCCCCATCGCCGGCATCGCACCGACGGCGATCGACAGCGCGGTGACGCTGCATCTGGTGATGGCGGCGATCTTCGCCGCCGGCTTCGGCATCGCGGGCTTCCTCGCGCAGGGCCGTTCGAACTCGGCGATCATTCCGGTGGTGTGGTCGGTCGCGGGTGTCGCGACGCCGATCGCGATCCTGGTCGCGCTCTACGCACGCATCGCGCATCTCGACCGCTCGATTCCGTTCGCCATCCTCGCGGTGCTGCTCGCCGCCGCCTTTGGCGCTGCGACCGAAGCGCTTGCGCGCCGCGAGACCCGGCCGGGCGCCATGATCTCCACGGCCTTGTTCGCGACCGGCACGCTCGGTGCGCTGGCGCTGGCGCTGACATTTGCCCTGGAGAAGGGCTGGCTCACGATCGCACTGGCGCTGATGTCGCTCGGCACCGCCTGGATCTCGATGCAGCGGCCGATCCCGTTCCTGCGCTGGCTGGCCGCGATCTTCGCAGGCCTCGTCACCGCTCGGATCGGCTATGATCCGCGCATCGTCGGCGACGCCGTCGGCACCACGCCGATCTTCAACTGGCTGTTGTGGGGCTACGGCCTGCCGGCGGCATCGTTCTGGGCGGCGAGCCTGTTCCTGCGCCGCCGCGCCGACGACGCGCCGCTGCGCATGGTCGAGAGCGCCGCGATCTTGTTCACCGCGCTGCTCGCCTTCATGGAGATCCGCCATTTTGCGACCGGCGGTAACATGACGGATGCACCGTCGCTGCTCGAATGCGCGCTGCAGGTCTGCGTCATGCTCGCCATGGCGATTGGGCTCGAGCGCCTGAGGCTGCGCAGCCGCAGCGTCGTGCACAATGTCGGCGCGGTCGTGCTCACGGCAATCGGCGGGCTCATCAGCGTGTTCGGCCTCTTGATCCTGGAGAACCCGCTGCTGTGGCGCACCGACATCGGCGGCGCCGTGTTCAACCTGCTGCTGCTCGGCTACGCGCTGCCGGCGGTGCTGATGCTGCTGCTGTCCTATGCCGTGGCTGGCGAGCGCGGCAAGGCCTACGCCAACACGATTGCGGGCGGCGCGCTCTTGTTCGCGCTGACCTATGTCACGCTGGAGATCCGCCGCTTCTATCACGGCCCGATTCTCTCCGCCGGGGCGACCACGGGCGCCGAGCAATACACCTATTCGATCGGCTGGCTCGGCTTCGGCGTGGTGCTGCTCGGCGTCGGCATTCTCGTCAATTCCGAGCGGGCGCGGTTGGCGTCGGCCGTCGTGATCGCGCTGACGATCCTGAAGGCTTTCGTCATCGACATGTCGACGCTGACGGGCGTCTACCGCGCGCTGTCATTCATGTGCCTCGGCATCGTGCTGGTCGCGATCGGCTGGCTCTACCAGCGCATCCTGTTCCGGCGGCAGGTCGCACCGCCGCCGGCTCCGCAGACGAGCATTTGA
- a CDS encoding methyl-accepting chemotaxis protein, whose protein sequence is MSKLSIVFKLLAVLSVLVLSLAGVGVTAIGTMQNINSHTVEIAESWLPSVRALGSLRADINELRVALRLHLMQDSVEGKDAAEKRLASLRARIDQTRKVYEPLITSAEERSLYGQWSTAWAEYLNGVQDVMALSRKGVGRFPADANELLQTKVAKMAQAADPLLQKGIEMNNRGAELETKQAADSYAMIFRVLVGIIVLSVVIAIGAAYYLVRDVSRGIASIIRPMQSLGEGDLSAEVPHRGEKTEIGSMADALQIFKEALIAKKAADEAAARDAEAKIERGRRVDAITRKFEAMIGEVVGTVSSASTELEASASTLTNTAQRGQELATVVAAASEEASTNVQAVASASEELSSSITEISRRVQDSARMAAEAVEQASRTNDRVNALSQAASRIGDVVELINTIAGQTNLLALNATIEAARAGEAGRGFAVVASEVKALAEQTAKATGEIGAQVSGIQAATQESVSAIQEIGGTIERLSEVAAAIAAAVEEQGAATQEISRNVQQASVGTQEVSSNITNVQRGAIETGEASTEVLSAAKSLATDSTRLKVEVAQFLESVRAA, encoded by the coding sequence ATGTCGAAATTGTCCATCGTCTTCAAGCTTCTGGCCGTGCTGTCGGTCCTCGTCCTTTCGCTCGCCGGTGTCGGCGTGACGGCGATCGGCACCATGCAGAACATCAATTCCCATACGGTCGAGATTGCGGAGAGCTGGCTGCCCAGCGTGCGCGCGCTCGGCTCGCTTCGGGCCGACATCAACGAGCTGCGCGTCGCGCTCCGTCTGCATCTGATGCAGGACAGCGTTGAGGGCAAGGACGCCGCCGAAAAGCGCTTGGCTTCGCTGCGCGCGCGCATCGACCAGACCCGCAAGGTCTACGAGCCGCTGATCACCTCCGCCGAGGAGCGCTCGCTCTATGGGCAATGGAGCACGGCGTGGGCCGAGTATCTGAACGGCGTGCAGGACGTGATGGCGTTGTCGCGCAAGGGCGTTGGCCGTTTCCCGGCCGACGCCAACGAGCTGCTGCAGACCAAGGTCGCGAAGATGGCCCAGGCCGCCGACCCGCTGCTCCAGAAGGGCATCGAGATGAACAACCGCGGCGCCGAGTTGGAGACCAAGCAGGCCGCCGACAGCTACGCCATGATCTTCCGCGTGCTGGTCGGCATCATCGTGCTCTCGGTCGTGATCGCGATCGGCGCGGCCTATTATCTCGTGCGCGACGTTTCTCGTGGCATTGCCTCGATCATCCGCCCGATGCAGTCGCTCGGGGAGGGCGACCTTTCGGCCGAGGTGCCGCATCGCGGCGAGAAGACTGAGATCGGCTCGATGGCGGATGCGCTGCAGATCTTCAAAGAGGCGCTGATCGCCAAGAAGGCGGCCGACGAGGCCGCTGCGCGCGACGCCGAAGCCAAGATCGAACGCGGCCGCCGTGTCGACGCCATCACCCGCAAATTCGAAGCCATGATCGGCGAGGTCGTCGGGACCGTGTCCTCGGCCTCGACCGAGCTCGAGGCCTCCGCCTCGACGCTGACCAACACCGCGCAGCGCGGACAGGAACTCGCGACCGTCGTTGCAGCCGCCTCCGAGGAAGCCTCGACCAACGTCCAGGCGGTGGCATCCGCTTCGGAGGAGCTGTCGTCCTCCATCACCGAGATCAGCCGCCGCGTGCAGGATTCGGCGCGGATGGCGGCGGAGGCCGTCGAGCAGGCGAGCCGGACCAACGACCGCGTCAACGCGCTGTCGCAGGCGGCGTCCCGCATCGGCGACGTCGTCGAACTCATCAACACCATCGCGGGCCAGACCAATCTGCTGGCGCTGAACGCGACCATCGAGGCCGCGCGTGCGGGCGAAGCGGGCCGCGGATTCGCGGTCGTCGCCTCGGAGGTCAAGGCGCTGGCGGAGCAGACCGCGAAAGCGACCGGTGAGATCGGGGCGCAGGTGTCCGGCATCCAGGCGGCGACGCAGGAATCGGTCAGTGCGATCCAGGAGATCGGCGGCACCATCGAGCGGCTGTCCGAGGTGGCTGCGGCCATCGCCGCCGCCGTCGAGGAGCAGGGCGCGGCGACGCAGGAAATTTCGCGCAACGTGCAGCAGGCCTCGGTCGGCACGCAGGAGGTCTCGTCGAACATCACCAACGTGCAGCGCGGTGCGATCGAGACCGGTGAGGCTTCGACCGAGGTGCTGTCGGCGGCGAAATCGCTGGCGACCGACAGCACCCGGCTCAAGGTCGAGGTCGCGCAGTTCCTGGAATCGGTTCGCGCGGCGTGA
- a CDS encoding tyrosine phosphatase family protein, whose translation MIHVCSLAALPETVRLTKASHVLTVMANVEQVARPVSVLPANHLKVSMDDITEEMDGFVAPSETHIEQVLNFVRGWDRDAPLVVHCYAGISRSTASAFAAVCALNPNRDETEIAKKIRAASPIASPNRRIVGLADRALGRNGRMLRALDEMGPGAMMVEGRPFVIELE comes from the coding sequence ATGATCCACGTCTGTTCCCTCGCCGCCCTTCCCGAAACCGTCCGCCTCACCAAGGCCAGCCACGTGCTGACCGTGATGGCCAATGTCGAGCAGGTGGCCCGGCCGGTGTCGGTGCTGCCGGCCAACCATCTCAAGGTGTCGATGGACGACATCACCGAGGAGATGGACGGCTTCGTCGCGCCATCGGAAACGCATATCGAGCAGGTGCTGAACTTCGTGCGCGGCTGGGATCGCGACGCGCCGCTGGTGGTGCATTGCTATGCGGGCATCAGCCGCTCCACCGCGAGCGCCTTCGCCGCCGTGTGCGCACTCAATCCGAATCGCGACGAGACCGAGATCGCGAAGAAGATCCGGGCGGCTTCCCCGATCGCCTCGCCGAACCGCCGCATCGTCGGGCTTGCCGACCGTGCGCTGGGGCGCAACGGCCGCATGCTGCGCGCACTCGACGAGATGGGCCCGGGCGCGATGATGGTCGAGGGCCGCCCGTTCGTGATCGAGCTCGAATGA
- a CDS encoding methyl-accepting chemotaxis protein yields MSKLIQNLQIGTKLALASAFGVILVGAMIASQVIGNNTVRHSNQAAIAQQELVREATEAKLGIRGMQLAVRDMRLANNQGDLQKASELLLERSKALNGVVDSMLRLTHSAENRARMEKLKSTSADYLKGAQQNASVRSEAMAVAATDPARAAKISEEGARHVREVTLPLATQLDNLTSEIADFAKHKSEEEIAAAQQEMATSERLGMVVGACAVLVLIGSWLMSFLTIARPIRALTVAMDKLAAGDFSVVLPGLGRKDEVGGVAAAVEKFKIVSEQKAREEAEAKMRQDQMAAEQRKADMRRLADSFEGAVGEIVDTVSSAATELEASASTLTSTAERAQELTIVVAAASEEASTNVQSVASATEELSSSITEISRQVQESARVASEAVTQARTTTDRVGELSKAAARIGDVVELINTIAGQTNLLALNATIEAARAGEAGRGFAVVASEVKALAEQTAKATGEIGQQISGIQAATQDSVSAISAISNTIEKLSEISSTIAAAVEEQGAATQEISRNVQQAAEGTHQVSSNITDVQRGAGETGSASSQVLAAAQSLSSDSNRLKLEVGKFLDTVRAA; encoded by the coding sequence ATGTCGAAACTCATCCAGAATCTGCAAATCGGTACCAAGCTCGCGCTCGCTTCGGCGTTCGGCGTTATTCTGGTCGGCGCGATGATCGCGAGCCAGGTCATCGGCAACAACACCGTGCGTCATTCCAACCAAGCAGCGATTGCGCAGCAGGAATTGGTCCGCGAGGCCACCGAAGCCAAGCTTGGGATACGCGGCATGCAGCTCGCTGTTCGAGACATGCGTCTCGCCAACAATCAGGGCGACTTGCAAAAGGCGAGCGAGCTTCTGCTGGAGCGGTCGAAAGCGCTGAACGGCGTCGTCGATTCCATGCTTAGGTTGACGCACTCCGCGGAAAATCGCGCGCGGATGGAGAAGCTCAAGTCTACGTCCGCCGATTACCTCAAGGGTGCGCAGCAGAACGCCTCCGTTCGCAGCGAGGCCATGGCCGTGGCGGCCACGGACCCCGCCCGCGCCGCCAAGATTTCCGAGGAAGGCGCGCGCCATGTCCGTGAGGTGACGCTGCCGCTCGCTACGCAACTGGATAATTTGACCAGCGAGATTGCCGATTTCGCCAAGCATAAAAGCGAGGAAGAAATCGCTGCAGCGCAACAGGAGATGGCCACGAGCGAGCGTCTCGGCATGGTGGTCGGCGCGTGCGCCGTGCTCGTCCTCATCGGTTCGTGGCTGATGTCCTTCCTGACCATCGCGCGGCCGATCCGCGCGCTCACGGTTGCCATGGACAAGCTCGCTGCTGGTGACTTCTCTGTCGTCCTGCCGGGTCTCGGCCGCAAGGACGAGGTTGGCGGCGTCGCCGCGGCTGTCGAGAAATTCAAGATCGTGTCGGAGCAGAAGGCGCGCGAGGAAGCGGAAGCCAAGATGCGGCAGGACCAGATGGCGGCCGAGCAGCGCAAGGCCGATATGCGCAGGCTTGCCGACAGTTTCGAAGGCGCCGTCGGCGAGATCGTCGATACCGTCTCCTCGGCCGCGACGGAGCTCGAGGCTTCGGCCTCGACGCTGACCTCGACGGCGGAGCGGGCACAGGAACTGACGATAGTGGTGGCTGCGGCCTCCGAGGAGGCGTCGACCAACGTGCAGTCGGTTGCCTCTGCGACCGAAGAGCTGTCGTCCTCGATCACCGAGATCAGCCGCCAAGTGCAGGAATCGGCGCGGGTCGCGAGCGAGGCGGTTACCCAGGCCCGCACCACGACCGACCGGGTCGGCGAATTGTCCAAGGCGGCGGCTCGCATTGGCGACGTGGTCGAGCTGATCAACACCATCGCCGGCCAGACCAACCTGCTGGCGCTCAATGCCACCATCGAGGCAGCGCGCGCCGGGGAGGCCGGTCGCGGCTTTGCCGTGGTGGCTTCCGAAGTGAAGGCGCTCGCGGAGCAGACCGCGAAGGCGACCGGCGAGATCGGTCAGCAGATTTCCGGCATTCAGGCGGCAACGCAGGACTCGGTCAGCGCGATCAGCGCCATCAGCAACACCATTGAAAAGCTGTCCGAGATATCGTCCACGATCGCCGCGGCCGTCGAGGAGCAGGGCGCGGCGACGCAGGAGATTTCCCGCAACGTGCAGCAGGCGGCGGAAGGCACCCATCAGGTCTCGTCCAACATCACCGACGTGCAGCGCGGCGCGGGCGAAACCGGCTCGGCATCGTCGCAGGTGCTGGCAGCGGCACAGTCGCTGTCGAGCGACAGCAACCGCCTCAAACTCGAGGTCGGGAAATTCCTCGACACCGTGCGCGCCGCCTAA